A window of the Pyrodictium abyssi genome harbors these coding sequences:
- a CDS encoding RNA methyltransferase has product MQGGGTRIRLVLVGTEGEINLGFIARLAANFRVDEFYLVDPKVSPASEEARRFAANGAYMLERINMVKSLDEALAGVGIAACTSARTGQRSDVLRHAVSVREFATELAPRYDSVAVVFGRESVGLTREELSKCHVLVHIPANPEYPVLNLSHAVAIVLYELWTALRFEGRIHEQADSASLERIYGLLRGVAEELIDRERLPAVDAAIKHLLWKSRMTSGEASALYQFAKKLRRLVEECRGSDAQDSHTDD; this is encoded by the coding sequence TTGCAAGGAGGAGGGACAAGGATAAGGCTAGTACTTGTGGGCACCGAGGGTGAGATAAACCTAGGCTTCATAGCAAGGCTGGCAGCCAACTTCCGGGTAGACGAGTTCTATCTTGTTGACCCTAAGGTTAGCCCGGCCAGCGAGGAGGCTAGACGGTTTGCCGCTAATGGCGCCTATATGCTTGAGAGGATAAACATGGTAAAGAGTCTTGACGAGGCACTTGCCGGGGTCGGCATAGCGGCCTGTACTAGCGCGAGGACCGGGCAACGCAGCGATGTGCTCCGCCACGCGGTTTCTGTTAGAGAGTTTGCAACAGAGCTAGCCCCTCGCTACGACAGCGTAGCAGTAGTCTTCGGGCGGGAGAGTGTCGGCCTTACGAGGGAGGAGCTGTCGAAATGCCACGTGCTGGTGCATATACCTGCTAACCCAGAGTACCCGGTGCTAAACCTGAGCCACGCAGTGGCCATAGTGCTCTACGAACTCTGGACGGCTCTACGGTTCGAAGGCAGGATACACGAGCAAGCAGACAGTGCTAGCCTTGAGCGTATATACGGGCTCCTCCGTGGCGTTGCAGAGGAGCTTATTGACCGGGAGAGACTCCCGGCCGTGGACGCGGCTATAAAGCACCTCTTGTGGAAGTCTAGAATGACTAGCGGCGAGGCGTCAGCATTATACCAGTTTGCGAAAAAGCTCCGCCGCTTAGTGGAGGAGTGTAGGGGCAGTGACGCGCAGGACAGTCATACTGACGACTAA
- a CDS encoding 50S ribosomal protein L16 yields the protein MPQKPARCYTKRRSKAFSGPAYTRREYIHGVPPPKIQKFTMGNPHGDYDYILEVYVEERGQIRHNALEAARVMVHKYLSTTIGDQNYLFRVRVYPHHVLRENKMMAFAGADRLQEGMRQAFGKPVGTAARVYPGQAVLEVRVRKEHLEHAKEGLRRGAAKLPLPTRIRIIPIKK from the coding sequence ATGCCGCAGAAGCCTGCGCGGTGCTACACCAAGCGTCGTTCAAAGGCGTTCTCCGGCCCAGCTTACACGAGGAGAGAGTACATACATGGTGTGCCGCCGCCGAAGATCCAGAAGTTCACAATGGGTAACCCCCACGGTGACTACGACTACATACTTGAAGTCTACGTTGAGGAGCGCGGCCAGATACGCCATAATGCACTAGAGGCAGCGCGTGTAATGGTCCATAAGTACCTCTCGACCACCATAGGTGACCAGAACTACTTGTTCAGAGTAAGAGTCTACCCGCATCATGTGCTCCGTGAGAACAAGATGATGGCCTTCGCGGGTGCTGACCGTCTACAGGAGGGTATGAGGCAGGCGTTCGGTAAACCCGTAGGCACAGCGGCAAGGGTCTACCCAGGCCAGGCAGTGCTAGAGGTACGCGTCCGCAAGGAGCACCTAGAGCATGCCAAGGAGGGCCTGCGTCGGGGAGCTGCGAAGCTGCCGCTGCCAACACGTATACGCATAATCCCCATAAAGAAGTAG
- a CDS encoding DNA-directed RNA polymerase subunit L: MTGKVKLLKREGNTIEMKLVGEDHTIANLIAKYAIRKPGVVYSSYIISHPLIGNPVIVLSTDGSRDPLDVIEEVLRDIIKDASEFQQAFEEALKANGECKA; encoded by the coding sequence TTGACAGGGAAAGTAAAGCTGCTAAAACGTGAAGGAAATACTATAGAAATGAAGCTTGTAGGAGAGGACCACACTATAGCCAACTTGATAGCCAAGTACGCTATAAGGAAGCCAGGCGTCGTTTACTCGTCCTATATAATATCACATCCGCTTATAGGTAATCCCGTAATAGTGTTGTCCACCGACGGTAGTAGAGACCCTCTAGACGTCATTGAGGAGGTGCTGCGCGACATTATAAAAGATGCCAGTGAGTTCCAGCAAGCGTTTGAGGAGGCCCTAAAGGCTAATGGCGAGTGTAAAGCGTGA
- a CDS encoding DNA primase small subunit domain-containing protein produces the protein MPSSHGIQSRVMRTKRFLERLTREYYEKHEPSVPPDFMLREFAAQTWTGRSYIRHLSFHSVTEIKKFLVEKAPRHFYYSSARYDQPGIDDMDAKGWRSADLVFDIDADHLPECSGMVIEVDTPVGEKASFIDEKCIKFAALRCIVLWDILVEELGIEEKRLAIEFSGHRGFHVTVYLQDTDELARAGPDVRRELVNYIKAIGLSEDVLEPWRTLSLRRGKPSPLPPSTSLAGARGRLARIMYRLAEATGRHDLVRLLTSREPIGYEEYRQLFADLEAKARELLGVEIDEQVTVDTRRLIRAPWSINGKTGLPVIPLELEKVYEFSVSEQLSPFAGYDPIRIEVVADLPTSVTVLGNRIRLRRGDKPRLPAPVAVYLLSKGVAIVA, from the coding sequence ATGCCGAGTAGCCATGGTATACAGAGCCGCGTAATGAGGACTAAGAGGTTCCTTGAAAGACTTACCCGTGAGTACTACGAGAAACACGAGCCTAGTGTGCCCCCCGACTTTATGCTAAGGGAGTTCGCTGCACAGACGTGGACCGGTAGAAGCTATATACGCCATCTATCTTTTCACAGCGTCACCGAGATCAAGAAGTTTCTCGTAGAAAAGGCGCCTAGGCATTTCTACTACTCTTCTGCGCGCTACGACCAGCCAGGAATAGATGATATGGATGCTAAGGGCTGGCGCTCAGCAGACCTAGTATTCGACATAGACGCCGACCACCTGCCAGAATGCTCTGGAATGGTTATCGAGGTTGATACACCGGTAGGCGAGAAGGCGTCGTTCATCGATGAGAAGTGCATCAAGTTTGCGGCACTGCGGTGCATCGTGCTATGGGACATACTGGTTGAGGAACTTGGCATCGAGGAAAAGCGGCTTGCAATAGAGTTCTCCGGGCATCGTGGGTTCCATGTAACCGTATACCTGCAGGACACTGATGAACTTGCTAGAGCAGGGCCCGACGTTAGGCGCGAGCTAGTCAACTACATAAAGGCAATAGGGCTGTCGGAAGACGTGTTGGAGCCTTGGCGTACGCTGAGTCTGAGGAGAGGTAAGCCATCACCGCTGCCACCAAGCACAAGTCTAGCGGGGGCACGGGGAAGGCTAGCCCGCATAATGTACAGACTAGCCGAGGCCACCGGACGCCACGATCTCGTACGGCTCCTCACAAGCCGCGAGCCTATAGGCTATGAGGAGTATCGGCAACTCTTTGCAGACCTGGAGGCTAAGGCCCGCGAACTCCTGGGTGTAGAGATCGATGAACAAGTCACTGTGGATACTCGCAGACTGATTAGAGCACCCTGGAGCATTAACGGTAAGACAGGGCTTCCTGTGATCCCCCTAGAGCTAGAGAAGGTCTACGAGTTCTCCGTATCCGAGCAGCTATCGCCGTTTGCGGGCTATGATCCTATACGTATAGAGGTTGTAGCCGACCTGCCCACTAGCGTAACAGTGCTTGGCAACCGTATAAGACTGCGTAGGGGCGATA
- a CDS encoding 2-(3-amino-3-carboxypropyl)histidine synthase subunit 1/2 — protein MGVSCKGCCKIIDDYMFDFNEVAKVIKNRKPRAVVLEAPQGMVRLLERLAEFLAEECLAGEDIEVYIRLEPSFGSCSVSFDVLDTMGNDIILVHIGHGEYSYPLCRGGACVYRIPDNIYLVEGEYLGGDAEALANKVIKVFEANGWSSTAIGYSIQHKRLANTVANLLSENGISVIAIDNVIGCNYYSLAKLMDRVDAYLVVAGGYFHALGLGLALSGSTPVLRIDPYTSGVEDIAGLVAKTLAKRYWLMQQAANASKIGIVVGLLAGQYRPWIAEYLARLADRRGVRYRFILARYVTREYLDNLSPDDYDAYVMVSCPRLAIEDFSDYWKPVLTPAEARIVLSGGIAGQQYTFPW, from the coding sequence TTGGGCGTATCGTGTAAAGGCTGCTGCAAGATAATTGACGACTATATGTTTGACTTCAACGAGGTAGCTAAGGTAATCAAAAATAGGAAGCCAAGAGCAGTAGTACTAGAAGCACCACAGGGAATGGTACGGCTTCTCGAACGTCTAGCAGAATTCCTCGCAGAGGAGTGTCTAGCCGGAGAAGACATAGAGGTATATATAAGGCTTGAACCGTCTTTTGGCTCTTGTAGTGTGTCTTTCGACGTGCTAGACACCATGGGCAATGATATTATACTAGTCCACATAGGGCATGGGGAGTATAGTTATCCACTGTGCAGGGGAGGCGCGTGTGTATACAGGATCCCGGATAACATATACCTCGTGGAGGGAGAGTATCTTGGCGGCGACGCAGAGGCGCTAGCTAATAAGGTTATAAAAGTCTTCGAGGCTAATGGCTGGTCTAGTACGGCAATAGGGTACTCCATACAACATAAGCGCCTAGCAAATACGGTGGCAAATCTACTCTCGGAGAATGGTATAAGCGTTATAGCTATCGATAACGTGATTGGGTGCAACTACTATAGCCTGGCCAAGCTCATGGATAGGGTTGATGCATACCTCGTGGTAGCTGGAGGATACTTTCACGCACTGGGCCTCGGTCTCGCCCTATCTGGCTCTACTCCCGTCCTGCGCATAGACCCCTACACAAGCGGTGTCGAGGATATAGCAGGGCTGGTCGCTAAGACGTTGGCGAAACGCTATTGGTTAATGCAGCAGGCTGCTAACGCGTCAAAAATAGGCATAGTAGTAGGGCTCCTTGCAGGCCAGTATAGGCCATGGATAGCAGAATACCTGGCCAGGCTTGCAGATAGACGCGGAGTAAGATACCGGTTCATACTAGCACGCTACGTAACAAGAGAGTACCTTGACAACCTTTCACCGGACGACTATGACGCCTACGTGATGGTATCGTGTCCGAGGCTAGCAATAGAGGACTTCTCCGACTACTGGAAACCAGTGCTTACACCGGCAGAAGCTCGTATAGTACTAAGCGGCGGTATAGCCGGGCAACAGTATACTTTTCCTTGGTGA
- a CDS encoding 50S ribosomal protein L21e, whose product MKASRGFRHRSRKLLRKHIRERGAVPPLSLLMREYKPGDKVYIIINPSVMRGMPHRRYHGKVATVVGKRGKAYILQLKVGSKIKTLIVRPEHLRPVPPEALTPPKEKKS is encoded by the coding sequence GTGAAGGCATCTAGGGGCTTCAGGCACCGTAGTAGGAAGCTTCTACGCAAGCACATACGCGAGCGTGGCGCTGTGCCGCCGCTAAGCCTGCTAATGCGCGAGTACAAGCCAGGCGACAAGGTCTACATAATAATCAACCCCTCTGTGATGAGGGGTATGCCGCACCGCCGCTACCACGGCAAGGTAGCCACGGTTGTGGGTAAGAGGGGGAAGGCTTACATACTCCAGCTCAAGGTCGGGAGCAAGATAAAGACGCTCATAGTCAGACCAGAGCATCTACGCCCAGTACCACCAGAGGCTCTGACGCCGCCAAAGGAGAAGAAGAGCTAG
- a CDS encoding tRNA pseudouridine(54/55) synthase Pus10, which produces MMSGAAGDAGIQKTSTIASDAVRIIEKAYAILREYPLCSYCLGRMFALLGRGWSNAERGDALKRLIVMGLHAGIREGSDASRAELEKLAPNIGGIAEKLYSETHGGTLSYRECYICGSRLPRLFDEAARRAAEMLSRMDVGNFLVAARLDPELREREDELKRRFGLVYAESIASEVKREVSKRLQKLTGLQPEFDNPDVVVEIEVPRGSVSIHAMPLLLRGRYWKIARRVSQSAWITRYGERRYPFSVEDALFILAEVVDADDAILHGSGREDADARMLGLGRPFIVELKRARRRRFSPEFLEATVNRYAAGLVKVKLEGRAYRRDVSKVKGEHSKRSKIYKALVVVSREVSDEELRGLEEFFTGASIRQRTPRRVRHRRPDVVRERVVFGVKTRRIGASVFEAVIVAEGGLYIKELVSGDGGDTSPSFAEYLGAEAYCAELDVLGVLESVPQGPKRI; this is translated from the coding sequence ATGATGAGCGGTGCCGCCGGGGATGCAGGGATACAGAAGACCAGCACCATAGCCTCGGATGCAGTTAGGATTATTGAGAAGGCTTATGCCATCCTCCGAGAGTATCCCCTCTGCAGCTACTGTCTGGGCAGGATGTTTGCTCTACTCGGCAGGGGCTGGAGTAACGCTGAGAGGGGCGACGCGCTAAAACGCCTCATAGTGATGGGGCTTCATGCTGGTATACGTGAGGGTAGCGATGCTAGCCGCGCGGAGCTGGAGAAACTAGCGCCTAATATCGGTGGTATAGCCGAGAAGCTGTACAGCGAGACCCACGGGGGAACGCTAAGCTATAGGGAGTGCTACATATGTGGCTCGAGGCTCCCAAGGCTCTTCGACGAGGCGGCTCGGCGCGCGGCAGAGATGCTCTCCAGGATGGATGTCGGCAACTTCCTGGTAGCGGCGAGGCTTGACCCAGAGCTACGAGAGCGTGAAGACGAGCTCAAGAGGCGCTTCGGGCTGGTCTACGCGGAGTCTATAGCCTCGGAGGTGAAGAGAGAGGTTAGCAAGAGGCTTCAGAAGCTTACTGGGCTCCAGCCAGAGTTTGATAACCCGGACGTAGTGGTAGAGATCGAGGTCCCTCGGGGCAGTGTGAGTATACATGCTATGCCCCTGCTCCTCCGCGGCAGGTACTGGAAGATAGCCCGCAGAGTATCCCAGTCTGCCTGGATAACCAGGTACGGGGAGCGTAGATACCCATTCAGTGTCGAGGACGCCCTGTTCATACTAGCTGAGGTGGTCGACGCAGACGACGCTATACTTCATGGCTCGGGTAGAGAAGATGCGGACGCACGGATGCTGGGTCTAGGCAGGCCCTTCATAGTGGAGCTGAAGAGGGCGCGTCGTAGGCGCTTCAGCCCAGAGTTCCTAGAAGCTACTGTCAACCGCTATGCGGCGGGCCTTGTAAAGGTTAAGCTAGAGGGCAGGGCCTACCGTAGAGACGTGTCTAAGGTCAAGGGCGAGCACTCTAAGAGGTCGAAGATATACAAGGCGCTAGTCGTAGTCTCCAGAGAGGTAAGCGATGAGGAGCTACGTGGCCTAGAGGAGTTCTTCACGGGGGCTTCGATCCGGCAGCGAACTCCCCGCAGAGTGAGGCACCGGAGGCCGGACGTAGTGCGCGAACGCGTAGTGTTCGGCGTCAAGACGAGACGTATAGGTGCTAGCGTCTTCGAGGCCGTGATCGTGGCAGAGGGAGGCCTCTACATAAAAGAGCTGGTGAGCGGCGACGGGGGCGATACGAGCCCCAGCTTTGCCGAGTACCTCGGCGCGGAGGCCTACTGTGCGGAGCTTGATGTGCTAGGTGTGCTAGAGTCCGTACCCCAGGGCCCTAAGAGGATATAA
- the rsmA gene encoding 16S rRNA (adenine(1518)-N(6)/adenine(1519)-N(6))-dimethyltransferase RsmA, with product MRASHRASKRLGQNFLTARWVAREFAQWACGFKTLLEVGVGKGFLTSEVLKRCKPQLLVGIEVDYRLLDWLASLSFFDARFAPIHGDVLSLPVYISHVDAVYGSIPYNITGPLLSLLAVEAQKPAMLLLQKEVVDRIAAKPASKQYGRITVLVQLVYHVRPGKVVPPSAFQPRPKVFSRLVVLEPRGDKPPREALRRLEELTRCMFAERNKKAAKVASKCLSLERAEAEKRFGGRRVYELAPEEFYTLIQAE from the coding sequence GTGAGGGCCAGTCATAGAGCCTCTAAGAGGCTTGGCCAGAACTTTCTCACAGCGCGCTGGGTTGCGAGAGAATTCGCCCAGTGGGCTTGCGGCTTTAAAACGCTGCTAGAAGTGGGCGTAGGAAAGGGGTTTCTTACCTCCGAAGTACTAAAACGTTGTAAGCCCCAGCTACTTGTAGGAATAGAGGTCGACTATAGGCTGCTTGACTGGCTTGCTAGCCTGTCCTTCTTCGATGCGCGGTTCGCTCCAATTCACGGGGATGTGCTAAGCCTCCCCGTCTATATTAGCCATGTAGACGCGGTCTACGGGAGCATACCCTACAATATAACTGGGCCGCTCCTATCACTGCTCGCTGTCGAGGCCCAGAAGCCAGCTATGCTGCTTCTGCAGAAGGAGGTTGTAGACCGGATAGCAGCAAAGCCTGCTAGCAAGCAGTATGGGAGAATAACAGTACTAGTACAGCTAGTATACCATGTTAGACCCGGCAAGGTCGTTCCGCCGTCAGCATTCCAGCCTAGACCCAAGGTGTTCTCGAGGCTAGTTGTGCTAGAGCCTAGGGGGGACAAGCCGCCTAGAGAGGCTCTTCGGAGGCTCGAAGAGCTGACTCGGTGTATGTTCGCGGAGAGGAACAAGAAGGCAGCGAAAGTAGCTAGTAAATGCCTTAGCTTGGAGCGCGCGGAGGCGGAGAAACGGTTCGGCGGACGACGCGTCTACGAGCTAGCACCAGAAGAGTTCTACACGCTTATCCAGGCCGAGTAG
- a CDS encoding exosome complex RNA-binding protein Csl4: protein MLRSVEELVGRRVFPGEPLCTVEEFIPGEGVYVDDGYIRAARFGQVEVDLVARRISVKPVSMKPRLPKRNSIVYGAVYAIPRDELALVKIFADERMIPYNGSFSGVLHILQVVDVPGGKSMYDFVRPGDFIRATVLSSSLPYMLSIKKSQDGVILAYCSVCGAPLYRVPGSPRLTCMRCGNEEQRRVSPLYMLSSRRRRR from the coding sequence ATGCTGAGGAGTGTCGAGGAACTAGTAGGGCGTAGAGTCTTCCCAGGCGAGCCGCTATGCACTGTAGAAGAGTTCATACCGGGCGAAGGCGTTTATGTTGACGATGGATACATACGTGCAGCACGGTTCGGCCAGGTGGAGGTAGACCTCGTAGCCCGTAGGATTAGTGTAAAACCGGTATCAATGAAGCCTAGACTTCCCAAGCGTAACAGTATCGTATACGGGGCAGTCTATGCGATACCGCGCGACGAGCTGGCACTAGTCAAGATATTTGCAGATGAGCGCATGATCCCCTATAATGGCTCCTTTAGCGGGGTTCTACATATACTCCAGGTGGTTGATGTCCCTGGTGGTAAAAGCATGTATGACTTTGTAAGACCTGGCGACTTTATCCGCGCGACCGTGTTATCATCGTCACTCCCCTACATGCTCTCGATAAAGAAGTCCCAGGATGGCGTGATACTAGCGTACTGCTCGGTTTGCGGCGCGCCTTTATACCGCGTACCTGGTAGTCCCCGCTTAACGTGTATGCGCTGCGGTAACGAAGAACAGAGAAGAGTATCACCACTATACATGCTATCCTCACGCCGTAGGAGAAGGTAG
- a CDS encoding class I SAM-dependent RNA methyltransferase, with product MTRRTVILTTNPGIEDIVVWEAEAKLSAEAIEVRSGHGRVLVSVDEKKIYLVEQLRSIHRAKLLLARNGICGSQDCLRKVYEVVAASGVEKYVTPYTSFAVRAERVGEHDFSSLDVARVAGDAVIDAVRRAYGERPPVDLDYPAVVVSVDVIHDEIYVSIELGGEMSWHRRGYRIYDHPAALKPTLAYAMILMSDVVDGDTLMDPMCGGGTVAIEAAMLLEHSRIICMDRSRRHIAGARLNAKAALVENRIRFIVGDATRLSSYVEDVDVVVSNPPYGIRMGSPREVRRVYREFLREAVNVVKKSIVLITTEHKTVRRVLEEHGWRITHARKVAHGNLYPYIVVAKPG from the coding sequence GTGACGCGCAGGACAGTCATACTGACGACTAACCCCGGCATAGAGGACATTGTAGTATGGGAGGCTGAGGCTAAGCTCAGCGCCGAAGCCATCGAGGTGCGTAGCGGCCACGGCCGTGTGCTAGTATCCGTGGACGAGAAGAAGATCTACCTAGTAGAACAGTTAAGATCTATACATAGGGCTAAGCTGCTTCTCGCCCGCAATGGGATATGTGGCTCCCAGGACTGCCTTAGGAAGGTCTACGAGGTTGTAGCTGCTAGTGGTGTAGAGAAGTACGTGACACCATACACAAGCTTCGCTGTGAGAGCCGAACGTGTGGGAGAACACGATTTCTCCTCGCTAGATGTAGCACGTGTCGCAGGAGACGCTGTTATAGACGCAGTACGCCGAGCCTATGGCGAGCGTCCACCGGTAGACCTAGACTATCCCGCAGTAGTAGTGTCAGTAGACGTCATACACGACGAGATATACGTGTCTATAGAGCTTGGCGGCGAGATGTCATGGCACCGGAGAGGCTACCGGATATACGACCATCCCGCAGCCCTTAAACCGACACTAGCCTATGCTATGATACTCATGTCAGATGTCGTCGACGGCGACACGCTGATGGACCCTATGTGTGGCGGCGGCACGGTCGCAATAGAGGCTGCCATGCTTCTGGAGCACTCTAGGATAATCTGTATGGACCGAAGCCGTAGACACATAGCCGGGGCGAGGCTCAACGCGAAGGCAGCGCTCGTAGAGAACCGCATAAGATTCATAGTGGGTGATGCCACCCGCTTAAGCAGCTACGTGGAAGATGTAGACGTAGTGGTGTCTAATCCGCCCTACGGTATACGCATGGGCAGTCCACGTGAAGTTAGGCGAGTATACCGCGAGTTCCTACGTGAAGCAGTAAACGTAGTCAAGAAGAGCATAGTACTGATAACCACGGAGCACAAGACTGTGAGACGCGTGCTCGAGGAACACGGGTGGCGCATAACTCATGCCCGCAAAGTAGCCCATGGAAACCTCTATCCCTACATAGTAGTCGCAAAGCCGGGATAG
- a CDS encoding DUF2067 domain-containing protein, translated as MGVIKRKLYVANAPPGIPAEKVYEKIGSAISSSYAEVSIRGGKIYIEIVGTDYEIKDSWYRIRQALADLWELYRLRTRREASIEAIVKEAGRTFPPESLVYALTLRGYDARLSEDKSTIYTDAPLEEVITLARKIAEVIDSLRFRVKGTAAKRMIAALASGLDVDPDTVIEYGLRSRVLEETEEGIVLREEWRRGLRKIAVMLKGAQLPG; from the coding sequence TTGGGCGTAATTAAGAGAAAGCTCTACGTGGCAAATGCGCCGCCTGGTATACCAGCGGAAAAGGTGTACGAAAAGATAGGTAGCGCTATTAGCAGCAGCTATGCTGAGGTGAGTATACGTGGAGGCAAGATATACATAGAGATAGTGGGCACTGACTACGAGATAAAGGATAGCTGGTACCGCATACGCCAGGCCCTAGCCGACCTCTGGGAGCTATACCGGCTGAGAACAAGGAGAGAAGCCTCGATAGAAGCAATAGTGAAGGAAGCGGGTAGAACGTTCCCGCCAGAATCCCTTGTATACGCGTTAACGCTTCGTGGCTATGATGCAAGACTGAGTGAAGACAAGTCTACAATATACACGGATGCCCCTCTGGAAGAGGTGATAACGCTGGCAAGGAAAATAGCAGAGGTAATAGACAGTCTCCGTTTCCGCGTGAAGGGCACAGCAGCTAAGCGTATGATAGCAGCCCTTGCATCTGGGCTAGATGTAGACCCTGATACTGTGATAGAGTATGGTCTACGCTCTAGAGTCCTCGAGGAAACCGAGGAGGGTATAGTGCTTCGCGAAGAGTGGAGACGCGGTCTGAGAAAGATAGCAGTCATGCTTAAGGGGGCTCAGCTTCCAGGCTAG
- a CDS encoding DUF655 domain-containing protein: MQQRRARRRRRGGTRPYEEYAYVLDYLPMGNPTDRHPWHRNKPVIQLVGEDYFILMEASPRHGAQLEVGERVYVGPVAEMRDKVFRVEADIEYDDLTSFAKEMLPSVIEEIVRKKEPIFVEFFNIAGPITLRFHSLELLPGVGKKTVMKIIEAREREPFKSYEDIRKQVHIDPVKVVAERIVEELKGGQKYYLFVKPPRRELEQPVRPLFLNYLGTIYSKLGRQLVGTEEAGSSEGQS, from the coding sequence ATGCAGCAGCGTAGGGCGAGACGGCGACGTAGAGGCGGCACTAGGCCGTACGAGGAGTACGCCTATGTGCTCGACTACCTACCTATGGGCAACCCAACCGATAGGCACCCATGGCATAGAAATAAGCCCGTCATACAGCTAGTCGGTGAAGACTACTTTATACTAATGGAGGCGTCGCCCCGGCACGGTGCCCAGCTAGAGGTGGGCGAGCGGGTATACGTTGGCCCTGTAGCCGAGATGCGTGACAAGGTATTCCGTGTCGAGGCTGACATAGAGTACGACGACCTGACAAGCTTCGCGAAGGAGATGCTACCCAGCGTGATAGAAGAAATAGTAAGGAAGAAGGAGCCTATATTCGTCGAGTTCTTCAACATTGCTGGCCCTATAACTCTTAGGTTCCATAGCCTTGAGCTACTACCGGGTGTCGGTAAGAAGACCGTTATGAAGATAATAGAGGCGAGAGAGCGCGAGCCTTTCAAAAGCTATGAGGACATAAGGAAACAGGTGCACATAGACCCGGTGAAGGTTGTAGCTGAGCGCATAGTAGAAGAGCTGAAAGGTGGCCAAAAGTACTACCTATTCGTGAAGCCGCCTAGACGCGAACTCGAGCAGCCAGTTAGGCCCCTCTTCCTAAACTACCTGGGCACGATATACTCGAAGCTCGGCAGACAGCTTGTAGGCACGGAGGAAGCAGGCAGCAGTGAGGGCCAGTCATAG
- a CDS encoding transcription factor S, whose protein sequence is MRFCPRCGSLMMMRNIDGRMTWVCPSCGHREIAEGGSPALSILRQQIRHSEKERIIVVNDQKKLEALPKTRAICPKCGYYEAYYWVVQTRRADEPPTRFFKCAQCGHVWREYD, encoded by the coding sequence ATGAGGTTCTGCCCCCGTTGTGGGAGCCTAATGATGATGCGCAACATTGACGGCAGAATGACATGGGTATGCCCCAGCTGTGGGCACAGAGAGATCGCGGAGGGCGGCTCTCCTGCACTCTCTATACTGCGGCAGCAGATAAGGCATAGCGAGAAAGAGCGGATAATAGTGGTCAACGATCAGAAGAAGCTAGAAGCACTGCCCAAGACCAGGGCTATATGCCCCAAGTGCGGCTATTACGAGGCCTACTACTGGGTAGTCCAGACACGCAGAGCCGACGAGCCACCAACAAGGTTCTTCAAGTGTGCCCAGTGCGGGCACGTGTGGAGAGAGTATGACTAG
- the pcn gene encoding proliferating cell nuclear antigen (pcna), giving the protein MVFFDARVWRYLISAISKVIEEGVFIVDPDEGLTFRAMDPSHVIMLDMKFPRDSFEEFDVEQRAELGVNLEDVAKVLRRAGKEDRLEISADENSISFTFIGKGYRRFTLPLLDITAEQLPEPQLEFKARVKVMSDVYRDTIKDVELIGDVIRFVASSEEFKVSSTSELGEAEIIYTRESGSLIELEAEDTQQASYTLEYFSDLSGASRVADMITIHFSTDMPALVEHELPQGARFSFLIAPRVE; this is encoded by the coding sequence ATGGTGTTCTTCGATGCACGTGTATGGCGATACCTTATCTCGGCAATATCCAAGGTCATAGAGGAGGGCGTGTTCATAGTCGACCCCGATGAGGGTCTAACGTTTAGGGCCATGGACCCCTCTCACGTGATAATGCTTGATATGAAGTTTCCAAGAGACTCCTTTGAGGAATTCGACGTAGAGCAGCGTGCAGAACTCGGCGTTAACCTAGAGGATGTGGCTAAGGTGCTACGCCGGGCCGGCAAGGAGGATCGCCTCGAAATATCAGCTGACGAGAACTCGATCTCGTTCACGTTCATAGGTAAGGGCTACCGGAGGTTCACGCTACCCCTTCTCGATATAACTGCTGAGCAGCTCCCAGAGCCCCAGCTCGAGTTCAAAGCACGCGTTAAGGTGATGAGTGACGTCTACCGTGACACTATAAAGGATGTTGAGCTTATAGGCGATGTTATACGGTTTGTGGCGAGTAGCGAGGAGTTCAAAGTATCGTCGACAAGCGAGCTAGGCGAGGCGGAGATAATATATACACGTGAAAGCGGCAGCCTCATAGAATTAGAGGCTGAGGACACACAGCAGGCAAGCTACACACTCGAATACTTCAGCGACCTATCCGGTGCCTCGCGTGTAGCAGACATGATAACTATCCACTTCAGTACAGACATGCCTGCACTCGTGGAGCACGAGCTGCCGCAGGGGGCCAGATTTAGCTTCCTCATAGCGCCGAGGGTAGAGTAG